The window ATCGTAGATTTTTTTGCATCTTTTTTTACTTTAAAAACAACTGTATTATGTTTTTCTGCAGATAAAGAAGACTTTTCTGAAATTTTAGGAGAAAGCAATACTTTAAAAATAAGATCTTTATGTGTCATGAAAACATTTCCTCTATTTTACTAATAGCTTCCGTTGTTAAAATAATCTTTTCAAAAGAAATTAAACTAACTGGATTAATTAAATTAACATCACAAACATCTACTTTATACAAATTACGAGAAGCTAAAAATAAATTATTATCTATTCCTTTAATAATAATTAGTACATTTTTTAATCCTATATCTTTTAATTTTCTTACTAATAATTTGGTTTTAGGTAAATCTAAAGAAAATTTTTTAAAAATTATAAGACGATTTTGACGTACTAATTCTGAAAAAATACTTTGCATAGCACCACGATACATCTTACGATTAACTTTCTGTTCATAATCTTGAGGTTTAGATGCAAATGTAACACCACCAGAACGCCATAAAGGACTTCTAACTGATCCAGCTCTTGCTCTTCCTGTTCCTTTTTGACGCCATGGTTTTTTTCCAGAACCAGAAACTTCTGCACGACTCTTTTGAGCTCGTGTTCCTTGTCTAGCACTTGATCTATAAGCCATTATAACTTGATGGACAAGAGACTTATTAAAATCTCGACCAAATATAACATCAGACAAATAAAGTGACGTTGATTCATCTTTAAGTAATAATTCCATATTATAGTCCTCATGCTTTTATAGCTGGTTTAACAATAAGGTCACTACCAGTTGCACCAGGAACAGAACCCTTGATTAATAACAAGTTTTGATTAGCATCGATTCTAATTACTGTTAAACTTTGAACTGTAACGCGAACGTTGCCTAAATGACCAGCCATTTTTTTACCTTTAAAAACTCTTCCTGGAGTTTGATTTTGACCAATAGAACCAGGTACACGATGAGATAATGAGTTACCATGAGTTGCATCTTGAGTTCTGAAATTCCATCTTTTTACCGTACCAGAAAATCCTTTTCCTTTAGAAATACCAGTAATATCAACTTTTTTTACATTAATAAAAATATTTACATTAACTATATTTCCAATTTTAAAATCTTTTAAATCAGAAACTCTAAATTCCCATAAACCACGACCAGCTTTTACTCCTGATTTAATAAAATGACCAGATTCAGGTTTTTTTAACTGATTGAATTTTTTAATTCCTGTAGTAACTTGTATAGCTTTATATTTATCATTATCTAAATTTTTAATTTGGATAATACGATTTTCTTTTATTTCAATTGCTGTAACAGGTATAGAAACACCCTCTTTACTAAAAATTCGTGTCATACCTAATTTTTTTCCAACTAAACCTATCATTTTACAACCCTTTGATCATGTAATTATCTTATTAATCAAGGCTGATTTGTACGTCTACACCAGCAGCAAGATCTAATCGCATTAAAGCGTCTACTGTTTTTTCAGTAGGTTCAACAATATCTATCAATCGCTTGTGAGTACGAATTTCATATTGATCACGTGCATCTTTATTAACATGAGGAGAAATTAAAACAGTAAAACGTTCCTTACGTGTAGGAAGTGGTATAGGACCACGGACTTGCGCTCCTGTTCTTTTAGCAGTTTCAACAATTTCTGAAGTTGATTGATCTATTAAACGATGATCAAAAGCTTTAAGACGAATACGTATTCTTTGGTTCTGCATAAGACCAGAACTCCAATTTTATAAAAACTAAAAAACACCTTTCTTACTAAATAATTAGTAAGTCAGCGTAATAGTTTAATTCATAACTCCAAAATTAGGAGTATTAAGTATTTAAATTATATAAGAAATTTAAATAATTTAAAATAAAAATTCCATATCAATTAAAAATTAAAATGCTTATAAAATAAGGAAGATATTATAACATTCTTTAAAAAACAAACGTACGTAGTTTTTAAAAATTAAAATAAAATATATTTTTTAAAAATTTATAATAATTTTTATTAAAAAATCAACATTTAATATTGTAAAAAATTCCTACACATAATAAAATTATCTAAATATTTTTTTAATAATTATTAAATTATTATTATAAAAAATATATTTTATTTTGTAAACTATAGTATTTAAAAATCATATGTCTATATTTTATATTAAATACGGAAGAGCTTTATCGGCTCTTCCGTATTTAATATAAATCAACCTTTTAATTATCATATTCAATAAAATATTAATTAACTAATTACCTTAATAACCACACCAGCTCCAACTGTACGACCACCTTCACGAATTGCAAAACGCAGTCCTTCAGACATTGCAATAGGATGAATCAATGTTACTGTCATTTTAATATTATCTCCAGGCATAACCATTTCTATATCCTGAGGTAACTCAATAAAACCGGTTACATCTGTGGTTCTAAAATAAAATTGAGGTCGATATCCTTTAAAAAAAGGTGTATGACGACCACCTTCTTCCTTTGAAAGTACATAAACTTCTGATTCAAATTTGATATGAGGATGAATAGTTCCTGGTTTTGCTAATACTTGTCCTCTTTCTATGTCTTCTCGTTTAGTGCCTCGTAATAAAATTCCAACATTTTCTCCAGCTCTTCCTTCATCTAATAATTTACGAAACATTTCAACACCAGTACATGTTGTTTTTATAGTATTCTTTATTCCAACAATTTCAACTTCTTCACCAACTTTTACAATACCTTGCTCTACTCTACCAGTCACAACTGTACCTCTACCAGAAATAGAAAATACATCTTCTATCGGAAGTAAAAATGGTTTTTCAATTGATCTTATTGGTTCTGGAATATAACTATCTAATAAATTAGCTAAATCGATAATTTTTTCTTCCCATTCTGGAACACCTTCTAATGCTTTTAGAGCCGAACCCCTTACAATAGGAGTATCATCACCCGGAAAATCATATTGTGTCAATAAATCTCTAACTTCCATTTCAACTAATTCCAATAATTCTTCATCATCAACAGCGTCACATTTATTCAAAAATACAATTATGTAAGGTACACCTACTTGACGACCTAATAAAATATGTTCACGTGTTTGTGGCATAGGACCATCGCTAGCAGCTACTACTAAAATAGCGCCATCCATTTGCGCAGCTCCTGTTATCATATTTTTTATATAATCTGCATGCCCTGGACAATCAACATGTGCATAATGTCTACTAAGAGTATCATATTCAACATGAGAAGTATTTATGGTAATACCTCTTGCTTTCTCCTCAGGAGCATTATCAATTTGATCAAAAGCACGAGGAGATCCTCCATATTTTTTAGCCAATACAGTAGTAATAGCAGCTGTTAAAGTTGTTTTACCATGATCAACATGACCTATTGTTCCCACATTAATATGGGGTTTTAATCTTGCAAACTTTTCTTTAGACATAAAATATAACCTTTATTAAATTTTTAAAATATAAAAAATCATTTCTCTCTTTCTAAAATAATATTTTTAGCTACACTATTAGGAGCTTCTGCATACTGCAAAAATTCCATAGAATAAGCTGCTCTTCCTTGACTTTGAGAACGTAAATCAGTAGCATATCCGAACATTTCAGATAAAGGTACTTTGGCAAAAATAATTTTCCCATTTATCATATTATTCATACCCTCGATAATGCCTCTTCGACGATTTATATCACCAATAACATCTCCCATATAATCTTCTGGAGTTTCTATTTCTACTTTCATAATAGGTTCTAGTAAAATCGGTTTAGCCTGTTTAAAAGCATTTTTAAATGCTATTGATGCTGCTAATTTAAATGCTATTTCAGAAGAATCTACATCATGATAAGATCCGAAATGCAGACGTACACCTATATCTACAACCGGATATCCTGCCAACGGTCCATATTTTAACTGTTCTTGAATACCTTTATCTATTGCTGAAATATATTCTCCTGGAATTACACCACCTTTTATATCATTTATAAAATTATAACTGGATCCACTTCCTGGTTCTAATGGAAATAAATCAATTACTACATGTCCATATTGACCTCGTCCTCCAGATTGCTTAATGTGTTTACCTTCTATATTTTTCACTAATTCCTTGATAGTTTCCCTATAAGCAACTTGAGGTTTGCCAATATTTCCACTAACATTAAATTCCCTTTTCATACGATCAACAATAATTTCTAAATGTAATTCCCCCATACCTGCAATAATAGTTTGATTAGATTCTTCATCCGTCCATACTCGGAATGAAGGGTCTTCTTTTGCTAATCTATTTAAAGCTAAACCCATTTTTTCCTGATCAGATTTTGTTTTTGGTTCTACAGAAATAGAAATTACTGGTTCAGGAAATTCCATGCGTTCTAAAATAATTCTAGAATTTTGATCACATAAAGTATCACCTGTTGTTACATTTTTTAAACCAATAGCTGCAGCTATATCACCAGATCTTACCTCTTTTATTTCTTCTCTTTTATTTGCATGCATTTGAACAATTCGTCCAAATCTTTCTTTTTGAGATTTTACAGAATTAAATACAGTATCTCCCGATCTCACTACTCCAGAATACACTCTAAAAAACGTTAAATTTCCAACAAATGGATCACTGGCAATTTTAAATGCTAATGCTGAAAAAGGTTCTTCATCATTGAAATTAGGTAAAACAATTGTCTTTCCTGTTTTATCTGAAATTTCTTTTTTTAATCCTACATCTATTGGAGATGGTAAATATTCTATTACTGCATCTAATAAAGCTTGTACTCCTTTATTTTTAAATGCAGATCCACAAGTAATAATAACAATTTCATTATTTAAAACTCTTTGTCGTAGTGCTAATTTTATTTCTTCTTCAGAAAGTTTTTCTCCATTTAAATATTTTTCCATAATTTCTTCATTTGCTTCAGCAGCAGATTCAATTAAATTATGATGCCATTTTTCAGATAACTCTAACATATCAACAGGAATATCTGAATAAGTAAAAGTTACTCCTTGATCTTTATCATTCCAACTAACAGATTTCATTTTTATTAAATCTATTATTCCTACAAAATTTTCTTCGCTACCTATCGCTAACTGAATAGGAACAGGATTTGTAGTAAGACGATTTTTTATTTGTTTAACTACTTTTAAAAAATTTGCTCCCATACGATCCATTTTATTAATAAATGCAATTCTAGGTACCTTATACTTATTTGCTTGACGCCAAACAGTCTCAGATTGAGATTGAACACCTCCAACTGCACAATAAACCATAACAACACCATCTAATACACGCATAGAACGTTCAACTTCTATAGTAAAATCAACATGTCCTGGTGTATCAATAATATTAATTCGATGCGGTGTAAATTGATCAGCCATTCCTGACCAAAATGCAGTTGTTGCAGCAGAAGTAATAGTAATACCTCTTTCCTGTTCTTGTTCCATCCAATCCATAGTTGCTGCTCCATCATGAACTTCCCCAATCTTATGATTAATTCCTGTATAAAACAAAATTCGTTCAGTCGTAGTTGTTTTTCCAGCATCTATATGAGCACTAATTCCAATATTTCTATAATTAGTAATAGGAGTAGTACGAGCCATTTTATTCCTCTAGTTACCTAATAGTCTAAATGATTAATCAATAAAAAAGAATGGCTTTACCTGTTGATTAACGTAAATATAACTTATTACTGCAATAAACTATTTTTACCAACGATAATGCGCAAAAGCTTTATTAGCTTCTGCCATTCTGTGTACTTCTTCTCTTTTTTTTACAGCATTCCCTTTATTTTCAAAAGCATCTTGCAATTCATTAGATAATCTGAGAAACATAGATTTATCTGGACGTTTACGTGCTGCTTCAACAATCCAACGCATAGCCAAAGCATTTCTTCGAACCGGACGAACTTCCACTGGAACTTGATAAGTAGAACCACCAACACGACGAGATTTTACTTCTACTGTTGGACGAACGTTCTCTAACGCAAGATTAAAAATTTCTAATTCTAATTTACCTATACGTTCTGATAATTTTTTTAATGCTTTATAAACAATCACTTCTGCAATGGATTTTTTTCCATCGACCATTAATATATTAATAAATTTAGCTAATATTTCTGATGAAAATTTTGGATCTGGTAAAATTTTACGATTTCCAATTACACGACGTCGAGGCATAAATGCTCCATTTTGATAAAAAATTATTTTTTATTTTTATTTATATTTATACTTTTGATTTTTTTACACCATATTTAGAACGACCTTTTTTACGATCTTTTACTCCTGAACAATCTAAAGAACCCCTAACAATATGATAACGAACTCCTGGCAAATCCTTTACTCGTCCACCTCTTATTAAAATTACCGAATGTTCTTGCAAGTTATGACCTTCTCCACCTATATAAGCAGTCACTTCAAAACCATTAGTTAGCCGAACACGACAAACTTTTCTAAGAGCTGAATTAGGTTTTTTAGGAGTAGTTGTATAAACTCTTGTGCATACTCCTCTTTTCTGAGGACATTTACCCAATGCCGGTACATTACTTTTTATATTTCTACGAACACGGGGTCTGCGGACCAACTGATTAACTGTGGCCATGAAATCTCCTATTATAAAATTTTTATGATTTCTAATAAAATAAATTAAATTGAATATACTATTATTATGCAGAATTTAGACTGGTTAAAAAATATTCTAGAATAAAAAACTAATTGCTTACCAATTCATTTGCTGCTGATTCTTTTCTGTCAAAAACACAAATTTATGGTAATCAATCATCATAAATCCAGTTGCAATTTTTTTACAAAGACCGCGCGCTGTTACATCTTCTTTTAAAACATAGAGATTAGCTGACGAATTTAATAAATCTCTCAAAAAATAGTTTTTATCTACAGCAATAATTACACCATCTTGTAATGCTAATAAATCATCCGACTTCTTTAAAATATTAAATAATAATATCATATTACTTTTAAAAGGGGAATTCATTAACGTATGTAACATACTAAACACCTCTTAAAAATTAATAATTCCGTCACATTCATCTATTTTTTTTTGAAGAACATTTTTACTTAAAACCTGAACATCCAATAAAAAAATATCTTTTTCAAAAAAACCTCGTTCTATTAACGAATCAGCACAAAAATAAAATTTGTTTATACCATACAAAGGCAAAATAAAAAATGCAGGTGTGTAATTTCGTGACAATATATGTTCCGGTTTTTGATTCTTTATTAATTGAAAAATTCCATCACCAATAAAAAAAATGGAAATATTCTGAATTGTTAAAGAAATAGATAAAATTAAATCTAAACCTTCTCTACCAAAAGCAGTACCATGCGGTGCATAAGAAAAAATAAAAGCCATATGTTTCATAAAATTATATTAAAATTGTACAATACGATCACATTTTCGAATAGATTCAGATAATTCACCTAATCCAGTTAATGTAAAACCTTTTGCTAAATTTCCTATTTGAATACCAAATCGTAATGCTTGTTCATCACTTATTACTCCCCTTCTAGAAGCTGCGCTAATACAAATATTTAATTTTATCTTAAATTGAAAATGAAAATCTTGCCAAGAATTAACTAAATTACATTCATCTTCAGCTGGAGATACCATCTTATTAGCATTTAATACACCACTAAAATAAAAAAAAACACTATCTAATTTATGTCCACAATCAATTAAAGCATGAGAAAAAGATAAAGCTGTCTTAGAATTTTCTTTTCCGTATGCTGAACCTGTAACTAAAACTACATAATTCATATAATTTAAACCATAAAATTGAAAAAATAAATTATATTTTATAAACGAACAACATAATTTAAATAATTTTTAAAAATGTAAAATTTTTAACTACATAAAAATAAAAATTAATTTACTTCAATACAGATTTTATATCGATTAATTCTATATCAAAAATTAATATTGAATTACCAGGAATTCCTGGAACTCCATTTTCTCCATAAGCTAATTGAGGCGGTATCACTAATTTAATCTTTCCACCCTTACTAATATATTTTATACCTTCTTGCCAACCTTGAATTACATCTTTTATAGATAACCATATTGGTCCACTTGTATATGAATTATCAAATTCACTACCATCAATTAACGTTCCTTTGTAATTTACCAAAATCATATCATTATCTTTAGGAAATTGACCATCTCCTAATTTTTTTATTAAAATACATAAACCTGTTGAAGTTTTTTTTACACCTATTTTTTTTACAAAATTAGATATATATACTTTTCCTTGAGTATAATTTTCTTCAGCTCTTTTTTTTAACATCATTATCTCTGCATCTTTCAATTTATATTCTAAATTTCTTAATCTATTAGCAATTTCCTCATTAGATAATTTTAATGTTCCAAACATTGTATCTTTTATCCCTAAAATAAATTGTGTTTTATCTAAAAAAAATCCTAAATTTTCTTGATCTATCAATGAACGTTCCATATAACTACCCAATGAAGCTCCTAACGCATAAGATATTTTTTCATTATTATTTTTAAAAATAGAAGTACGATTCATTTGAGACATATTTTCTTTTTCTTCAATTAATTTAAAAAAATTAGATGCTAAGCAAATACTAGAACTAAAAAATAAAGTATATATTATACAAATCAACGTAATCATGTTGAAAAATTTTTTTAAAAAAATGTTTTTTTTACAGTTCATAATTATATTATTTCTATATTTTTACAATAATAAATATTATACTTGATTATCAGTATAAAATCTTCATTTTACATTACAGTTTCAAATTATTTGTAAAAAATGTTCATTTAATAACTAATCCGACACATGTGATATAAAAATAAACATTAAATCATGATTGATATCAATTTTTAAAAATATTTTAAATAAAAATAATTATTTAAACTATAATTATAAATACATATTTTTAAAAATATAAAATTTGTTTCTAATAAAAAATAAAAATGATATCTTTATGCTCTAAAGAAAAAAGAATGGAATTTTTATCAATACGAAAAATAATTTTTAATTAAAAGTTATACTAATGACATCAGTACATACATTTTATATTATAATTAACTCTATTAATATAACTAAATGCAATTGATACATAAAATACGATATAAAATTGTTTCCAGTAATATTGATTTTTAATAAAACTTATTTTCTTACAAAGAAACATGTAAAGAACTAAAAATAAAAAAAATAAATCAAAAATATAAAATATTATAAATCAGTATAAAATACTAAGGTATATACATTACAAACTTTATAAAATAAATTAAATTTATCTAAAAATAAGAGAATATTACATATTCATATTTATTTGATTTTTAAACATAATTAAAAAATTAATTTAATGACATTATAAAATATAGCAAAACTATTGATTTTTAATAAAAAAAATATTAATAATTAAAATAAAAGTATATTTATCCAAATATAAATAAATTAAAAATTATTTGTTAATCATATTTCCAAAAATTTATTTTTTCCTAAAAAAAGTATTTTCTATTTCCTAATTTATTCCGCAAAAAACCTATTTTACTTCAAAACAATCTAAATAAATAAAAAGACATCAAAAAAAATATTATAAATAATAATTAATTTTTAAGAATTTCTTTTGATATTATATTATATATATAAAACACAAACTGATAAAATATATATAAATATAAAAATACATATTAAATTTAGCTTTAAAATAACAGAATTAGTCTTTATATGAAATGCAAATAGCTTAAAATTAATTTTTTATTTTAGATAAATGTTACACTGGAAAATAAAAATTGTTTTTATTTTTAATATAAGTAAGCATACATTTTAACTAAAATAAAAAATTAATATTGGCAATATCATTAGTAATAAAAATATATATCGTATATGCAGTAAAATATTTTATATATATAAATAACATATTACATACAACAAAATTACTATAAAAATTTTATCTTGATATAACTTAATATCAATTATATTTTTTAAAAATTGAACTTTTCTGCTGATATATTAAAAAATAAATTATATATAACATCATATATGTTCTATTTAATTAAAACTAAAATATGAATTTTAAATTCATAAAAAAATAAATAAAATTAAATAAATTTATTTCAGGATACGAAAATATGACAAGAACAAATCGTATAAGTCTAATTTGGATTAGTTTTTTTTCTTATGCTTTAACTGGCGCATTAATTGTTGTTACAGGATTGATAATGGGAAATGTATCAGAATACTTTGAAATATCTCTATCATACACCAGCAATATTTTTACTTTTTTAAATGCTGGTATTTTAATATCTATTTTCTTAAATGCTTGGTTAATGGAAATTATTCCATTAAAAAAACAAATTATTGTAGGTTTTTTTCTTATGGTACTATCAATATATGTATTGATATTCACGCATAATTTAATATTTTTTTCATTTAGTATTTTTATGCTTGGTATTATAAGTGGAATTACAATGTCGATAGGAACTTTTTTAATTACTCATTTATATACAGGAAATAAAAGAGCTTCTCTATTATTATTAACAGATTCTTTTTTCAGTATGTCAGGTATGTTCATTCCTGTTTGTACTACTTTTTTATTAAAGAAAAATTTTCAATGGTACTGGGTATATACATTAATAGGAATTATTTACTTATTTATCTTCTTATTAACAATATACTCAAAATTTCCAAATTTAAATTCTACTAATCAAGAAAAAAAAATTAAACAAAAAGAAAAATATAGCACCAGTATATTTTTATTATCTCTATCAGCATTATGTTATATTTTGGGACAATTAGGATTTATTTCATGGATTCCAGAATTTTCAATAAAATTGATAGGGACAAATATTGTCGATGCTGGAAAATTAGTAAGCAATTTCTGGATGGCATATATGTTTGGTATGTGGTGTTTTAGTGGTATTTTAAAATTTTTTGATTTACAAAAAATGATGTTTTTTCTTACAGGTATTTCTTGTGTATTAATGTATTTATTTATTAAAAATACAAATTATGAATATTTAAAATGGATAATAATTTTATTGGGATTTTTTTCTAGCGCTATTTATACTCTAATAATTACATTAGGATCTTTGCAAACTAAAAAAACTTCTCCTAAAGTTATTAATTTTATTTTAACTTCTGGAACAATAGGAACGTTATTAACTTTTATTATAACCAGTCCTATTGTTTCTCAATTTGGAATTAAAGCAGCATTAATAACTGCAAATATTTTATATTTAATAGTATTTATATTGAGCTTTGTTTTAGGTTTTTTTACAAAACATAGAAAATAATTAATAGTAAATTATTTATATGTTATATTATAAAAATAATTAATAATATATATTACCGTAAACCTAAAACATTATATACATTTTTTAACGTTTTTTTTGCATATGTACGTGCTTTTAAAGCACCTTTTATCATAATTTTTTCTAAATAAGATTCATCTTGACGATATAAAAAATAAGATCTTTGTATCTTCAATATTAAATTAGATAACACATCAAATAATGATTCCTTAAATTCTCCATATAATTTTCCAGAAAATTCTTTTTCTAATTCAAAAATAGTTTTTCCTGTAATACAAGAAAAAATGGTTAATAAATTAGAAATACCTGGTTTTTTTTCTATATTATAATAAATTTTTGCTGGTTGTTCTGAATCAGTAACGGATTGTTTTATTTTTTTCCGAATTGAATCTATTTTTTCCAATAAAAAAATAGAATTATTTTTATTAAAATTAGATTTTGACATTTTTTTTACAGGTTCCAACAAGGACATAATCTTTGACCCTTGTTGAGATAATAATATAGAAGGAATAGTAAATACTTTTTTACCATATATAGTATTAAAACGATTAGCAATGTCAATAGTTAATTCTAAATGCTGTTTTTGATCCAAACCCACTAAAACATAATTAGTTTGATATAACAAAATATCAGATGCCATCAAAATAGGATAATTAAACAAAGCAATATTAACGTTTTTATTAATATTTTTTGACTTACTTTTAAATTGTGTCATACGTGTTAATTCTCCAAAATAAGAATAACAATTTAATATCCAGTTTAATTGAGCATGTTCATAAACATGAGATTGTACAAAAACAATACTTTTTTTTGGATCTACACCACAAGCTAAATATAAAGATAAAGTGTCAAATATATTTTTACGTAATACTTTACTTTCATTTTTAACAGTAATTGCATGTAAATCAGCTATACAATAAATGCAATTGTATTCTTTCTGCATTGTGCTCCATTTAGATAAAACACTTAAATAATTACCAATTGTTAAATTACCTGTTGGTTGTACAGCACTAAATAAAATTGATTTATTATTTTCCATTATGAATTTCTATTATTAAATAATATCATTATATTTAAAATTAATGAATAGCTCCATGGTGAACTGAATCTAACTCTTCATATATATTTCTTATAGTTTTTTGATAATCTTTAGAATTAAAAATTGCCGACCCAACAATAAAAACATTTGCACCAGCCAAAGCTATATTAGCAATATTATTTACTTTTATACCTCCATCTACAGCTAATAAT of the Buchnera aphidicola (Pemphigus immunis) genome contains:
- the tsgA gene encoding MFS transporter TsgA, translated to MTRTNRISLIWISFFSYALTGALIVVTGLIMGNVSEYFEISLSYTSNIFTFLNAGILISIFLNAWLMEIIPLKKQIIVGFFLMVLSIYVLIFTHNLIFFSFSIFMLGIISGITMSIGTFLITHLYTGNKRASLLLLTDSFFSMSGMFIPVCTTFLLKKNFQWYWVYTLIGIIYLFIFLLTIYSKFPNLNSTNQEKKIKQKEKYSTSIFLLSLSALCYILGQLGFISWIPEFSIKLIGTNIVDAGKLVSNFWMAYMFGMWCFSGILKFFDLQKMMFFLTGISCVLMYLFIKNTNYEYLKWIIILLGFFSSAIYTLIITLGSLQTKKTSPKVINFILTSGTIGTLLTFIITSPIVSQFGIKAALITANILYLIVFILSFVLGFFTKHRK
- the trpS gene encoding tryptophan--tRNA ligase — encoded protein: MENNKSILFSAVQPTGNLTIGNYLSVLSKWSTMQKEYNCIYCIADLHAITVKNESKVLRKNIFDTLSLYLACGVDPKKSIVFVQSHVYEHAQLNWILNCYSYFGELTRMTQFKSKSKNINKNVNIALFNYPILMASDILLYQTNYVLVGLDQKQHLELTIDIANRFNTIYGKKVFTIPSILLSQQGSKIMSLLEPVKKMSKSNFNKNNSIFLLEKIDSIRKKIKQSVTDSEQPAKIYYNIEKKPGISNLLTIFSCITGKTIFELEKEFSGKLYGEFKESLFDVLSNLILKIQRSYFLYRQDESYLEKIMIKGALKARTYAKKTLKNVYNVLGLR